One genomic window of Paenibacillus xylanilyticus includes the following:
- a CDS encoding STM4014 family protein: protein MSGVTANQTDQRRQPQSQSNERHIERPFWLIGNPDNRRTKGLQQARLECGLSPAKVIPYADVLKTWRQGGSLADVVNPGLQRKATAEVAPLIRMDAPGEQWDVERELLSLGAKDGDPNTESLSRESFTAEEALELRQDWGRIYAPAQWFNGWKGCLKRIGREAGELWPSARFLNDPEDIATMFDKRKCQQHLSAHRVDVPPVLQSPEQILSYSELRAAMQASGMYRVFVKLACGSAASGVVAYQINPRTGAEIAVTTVGMAVVKGRPIFYNEGRMQRYTRNEEIKTLLDWLCAEGAQIERWMAKASYGSRVFDIRQLVAGGHAGHAIVRLSQTPITNLHLRNERMLPEEAGVDGYRLGLVQTAAQTAMAAFPNSWSAGIDVMLSGGDNPRTYVLDVNPFGDLLYHVQHNGLGTYEWEMDILRKEPYEHA from the coding sequence ATGTCAGGCGTTACAGCGAACCAGACAGATCAGAGACGACAACCCCAATCCCAGAGCAATGAGCGGCACATAGAACGGCCGTTTTGGTTGATCGGAAACCCGGATAATCGCAGAACCAAAGGCCTGCAGCAGGCGAGGCTGGAATGTGGCTTGAGCCCTGCTAAAGTGATCCCCTATGCCGACGTGCTCAAGACCTGGAGACAGGGTGGATCCTTGGCCGATGTGGTCAATCCAGGTTTACAACGCAAGGCTACAGCGGAAGTGGCACCCCTGATTCGAATGGATGCACCGGGAGAGCAATGGGATGTGGAGCGTGAATTGTTATCTCTTGGGGCGAAGGATGGCGACCCCAACACTGAATCATTAAGCAGAGAGTCGTTTACAGCAGAGGAGGCGCTTGAGCTGCGGCAGGATTGGGGGCGCATCTATGCACCTGCCCAGTGGTTTAATGGCTGGAAAGGCTGTCTGAAGCGAATTGGAAGGGAAGCGGGTGAATTGTGGCCTTCTGCCAGATTCCTGAATGATCCAGAAGATATTGCTACCATGTTTGACAAAAGGAAGTGCCAACAGCATTTATCGGCTCACAGAGTTGATGTTCCTCCCGTTCTCCAGTCTCCGGAGCAAATATTGAGCTATTCGGAACTGCGCGCGGCCATGCAGGCTTCAGGCATGTACCGGGTATTTGTTAAGCTTGCCTGTGGCTCGGCGGCATCTGGTGTTGTTGCTTATCAGATTAACCCGCGAACGGGTGCTGAGATTGCTGTTACCACTGTGGGGATGGCAGTGGTTAAGGGCAGGCCGATTTTCTACAACGAAGGCCGCATGCAGAGGTATACCCGCAATGAGGAAATTAAGACTCTGCTGGACTGGTTATGTGCAGAAGGGGCTCAAATTGAACGGTGGATGGCCAAGGCATCATATGGCTCGCGTGTATTTGATATTCGTCAGCTTGTGGCTGGCGGTCATGCAGGTCATGCCATTGTGAGGCTAAGCCAGACGCCTATAACGAATTTGCATTTACGCAACGAGCGGATGCTGCCCGAGGAAGCGGGCGTGGACGGCTATAGGCTGGGTCTGGTCCAAACCGCTGCCCAAACAGCGATGGCTGCATTTCCGAATTCATGGTCTGCAGGCATTGATGTCATGCTCAGCGGTGGGGATAACCCACGTACCTATGTTCTGGATGTAAATCCGTTCGGTGATCTGCTGTACCACGTACAGCACAACGGACTTGGAACATATGAGTGGGAGATGGACATTCTGCGAAAGGAGCCTTACGAACATGCCTGA
- a CDS encoding STM4013/SEN3800 family hydrolase produces MPDMNTIVGSHDLLMITLDTLRYDVAKQEEANCPNLCGSGPWEKRHTPGSFTYAAHHAFFGGFMPTPANTDKASHVRLFHSRNTGLKTHPHTWLFDTPDIVSGLAEEGYRTICIGGVIFFTKKNPLAKVLPGYFQQSYWRMTFGVTNPRSTEHQVQHALKLLEQIPQDEKVFLFLNVSAIHGPNRYFVEGAREDSVETQRAALRYVDQALGPLFDAMRGRTRPTFCLAFSDHGTAYGEDGYQGHRLAHEVVWNVPYREFVL; encoded by the coding sequence ATGCCTGATATGAACACCATTGTTGGCTCCCATGATCTATTAATGATTACTCTGGATACGTTAAGATATGACGTAGCGAAGCAGGAGGAAGCGAATTGTCCCAATCTGTGCGGATCAGGCCCCTGGGAGAAACGCCATACCCCAGGAAGTTTTACATATGCAGCACATCATGCCTTTTTTGGTGGTTTCATGCCTACGCCCGCCAATACGGACAAGGCCTCGCATGTCCGGCTGTTTCATTCCCGTAATACCGGATTGAAGACTCATCCGCATACGTGGCTGTTTGATACACCGGATATCGTATCTGGTTTGGCAGAGGAAGGATACCGCACAATTTGTATCGGTGGAGTCATATTTTTTACGAAAAAAAATCCGCTGGCCAAAGTGCTGCCGGGCTACTTTCAGCAGAGTTATTGGCGAATGACCTTTGGGGTTACCAATCCTCGCTCGACAGAGCATCAGGTCCAGCACGCATTGAAGCTGCTTGAACAGATACCACAGGATGAGAAAGTATTTCTATTTTTGAATGTGTCGGCCATTCATGGTCCCAATCGCTATTTTGTGGAAGGGGCAAGGGAGGACTCTGTTGAGACTCAACGGGCTGCCCTTCGGTATGTGGATCAGGCGCTGGGGCCGTTGTTTGATGCCATGCGGGGACGTACGCGGCCAACGTTCTGTCTTGCATTTTCGGATCATGGAACAGCTTATGGCGAAGATGGGTATCAGGGACACAG
- a CDS encoding class I SAM-dependent methyltransferase, with protein MTEWYEDSFGEDYLLVYKHRDVQGAYEEVHKMINWLKLEPQARVLDLCCGMGRHSLALADAGFRVTGIDLSDVLLREARQMDTENRVEWVHADMRNLPLQGGFDAVVNLFTSFGYFREDGEQLKVLQGIRHMLKPGGSYIIDFMNTAYVTRHLVPHSKRETEGHRIEEFRQIKDGFVQKEIHITDSGSSQKPRIHEERVKLYTREQLSELLQEAGLVVDQVHGGYDEEQYDEQDSPRMIFVGHRPVE; from the coding sequence ATGACGGAATGGTATGAAGATAGCTTTGGAGAAGACTACCTTCTCGTATACAAGCACAGGGATGTGCAGGGAGCATATGAAGAAGTACATAAAATGATCAATTGGTTAAAACTTGAGCCGCAGGCACGGGTTCTGGATCTATGCTGCGGTATGGGACGCCATTCCTTGGCTCTGGCAGACGCAGGCTTCCGGGTCACCGGAATTGACCTGTCGGATGTGCTTCTGCGTGAAGCGCGGCAGATGGACACCGAGAATCGGGTGGAATGGGTTCATGCCGACATGCGTAATCTGCCGCTCCAAGGTGGATTTGATGCGGTAGTCAACCTGTTTACATCGTTCGGTTATTTTCGTGAGGATGGTGAGCAGCTCAAGGTGCTTCAGGGCATCCGTCATATGCTGAAGCCTGGCGGCAGCTACATTATTGATTTTATGAATACGGCTTACGTAACCCGTCATTTGGTTCCGCATTCCAAACGAGAGACGGAGGGGCATCGGATTGAGGAGTTTCGCCAGATCAAGGACGGATTTGTGCAGAAAGAAATTCACATTACAGATTCAGGGTCCAGTCAGAAACCCCGAATTCATGAGGAACGTGTCAAGCTATACACCCGCGAACAATTAAGTGAGCTGCTGCAGGAGGCGGGGCTTGTGGTAGATCAGGTTCATGGAGGTTATGACGAAGAGCAATATGATGAGCAGGATTCCCCGCGCATGATTTTTGTGGGTCATCGGCCTGTGGAGTAA
- a CDS encoding GerMN domain-containing protein, with protein sequence MSKIRYMRTASAAALLSIPMVLSGCGMFNAQSSEAIDPPPPIQEAAMIQAAEGNGTLATLPLTTVYLQDQQGLLAPVSLTLPAGSDVSSPKTALDTLVTGGAYAGMLPEGFQGVLPQGTVVQNVTVHPDDKLAVVEFSGNFAKYDAKDERKMLEAVTWTLTGTPDVENVQIWVDGKKLTQMPVNSTPLPEPLNRAVGINLDLGDTFTTNSSPVTVYFSAASPAGIQYYVPVTRLVTPGTDRVQAALNELIKGPAKGGELEEVMTGGTELQSVKTAEDGTITVALKDDMFVEGDAVPSELLQSVVLTTTENTASKDAKVQIEWNGQKTVMGDDNRDYSSPVSKPEYINEIPI encoded by the coding sequence ATGAGTAAGATCCGATATATGCGTACGGCATCAGCAGCAGCGCTGCTGAGCATTCCGATGGTGTTGTCCGGCTGCGGCATGTTTAATGCACAGTCATCCGAGGCTATCGATCCACCGCCGCCCATCCAGGAGGCAGCCATGATTCAGGCAGCCGAGGGCAATGGGACACTCGCAACCCTTCCGCTCACAACAGTCTATTTGCAGGATCAGCAGGGATTGCTCGCTCCGGTATCATTGACGCTTCCGGCAGGTTCGGACGTTAGTAGTCCGAAGACGGCCCTGGATACACTAGTAACAGGTGGTGCTTATGCAGGAATGCTACCTGAAGGATTCCAAGGCGTTCTTCCACAAGGCACGGTGGTGCAGAATGTGACCGTTCATCCGGACGACAAGCTTGCAGTCGTGGAGTTCTCAGGTAACTTTGCCAAATACGACGCCAAGGATGAGCGCAAAATGCTGGAAGCCGTCACGTGGACGCTGACTGGTACACCGGATGTGGAGAACGTGCAGATCTGGGTGGACGGCAAAAAGCTGACTCAAATGCCGGTAAACAGTACTCCGCTTCCTGAACCGCTGAATCGGGCGGTAGGTATCAATCTTGATTTGGGAGACACGTTCACCACCAACAGCAGTCCAGTCACCGTGTATTTCTCAGCTGCTTCGCCTGCGGGCATTCAATATTATGTTCCGGTTACGCGCCTGGTCACACCAGGTACGGACCGGGTGCAAGCCGCGCTCAATGAGCTGATTAAAGGGCCAGCCAAGGGTGGTGAACTGGAAGAGGTCATGACAGGCGGCACCGAACTGCAATCCGTCAAAACGGCGGAGGATGGAACCATTACGGTTGCACTCAAAGACGATATGTTCGTCGAAGGAGATGCTGTGCCAAGCGAGCTGCTGCAATCGGTCGTATTGACAACGACAGAAAATACAGCGAGCAAGGATGCCAAGGTTCAAATCGAGTGGAACGGCCAAAAAACAGTCATGGGTGATGATAACCGTGATTATAGCTCGCCGGTCTCCAAGCCCGAGTATATCAATGAAATTCCGATCTAG
- a CDS encoding ferric reductase-like transmembrane domain-containing protein encodes MAQWIVDHVPTWNIIRISGIAAYLLLFAGVFLGIAQGMTAAKGKPKATMYQWHTRTTWLAFGLGILHALTLYIDHYSPFTWSELLIPFSASVHPVGSGLGTLSFYALLIVLLSSDLRNKLGRKWWFMFHMLSYPAFIGLLVHGMVTGSDSGNVLMRLMYVFTGLSILGITVLRGLLRERKGPQITIGPNRSQSQPAMERNWGEAYGLVGAGRQEGLK; translated from the coding sequence ATGGCACAATGGATTGTTGATCATGTACCGACGTGGAATATTATTCGTATTAGCGGGATAGCCGCTTATCTGCTGCTCTTTGCTGGTGTCTTTCTGGGAATTGCCCAAGGGATGACTGCCGCCAAAGGCAAACCCAAAGCCACCATGTACCAGTGGCATACCCGGACGACCTGGCTTGCCTTTGGACTTGGTATCCTGCACGCATTAACCTTGTATATCGACCATTACAGTCCGTTTACCTGGAGTGAACTGCTTATTCCGTTTAGCGCGTCTGTACATCCGGTTGGCAGCGGACTTGGGACGTTGTCCTTTTACGCCCTGCTGATCGTGCTGCTCTCCAGTGATCTGCGTAATAAACTGGGCCGCAAATGGTGGTTTATGTTCCACATGCTGTCCTATCCTGCATTTATCGGTTTGCTGGTGCATGGCATGGTTACAGGCTCCGATTCGGGGAATGTACTGATGCGTTTAATGTATGTCTTTACCGGCTTATCCATCCTTGGTATTACGGTGCTGCGGGGGCTTCTGCGTGAACGCAAAGGACCGCAAATCACGATTGGACCGAATCGTTCACAGTCACAGCCAGCCATGGAACGGAACTGGGGCGAAGCATACGGACTCGTTGGAGCGGGGAGACAGGAAGGGTTAAAATAG
- the rph gene encoding ribonuclease PH, giving the protein MMRSNGRTSEQLRPMNLTINTNKYAEGSVLIEVGDTKVICTATVEERVPPFMKGQGKGWVTAEYSMLPRATHTRNQREANRGKLTGRTMEIQRLIGRALRSVVNLQALGERTITLDCDVIQADGGTRTTSITGSFVALALAVNKIAQQHRLQTFPITDFIAAVSVGVVGEQPVLDLNYDEDSKAKVDMNLVMTGGGKYVELQGTGEEAPFDRRELNVMLELGEQGILEMIERQKEVLGPIALKIGASGLGEA; this is encoded by the coding sequence ATGATGAGATCTAACGGACGAACCAGCGAACAGCTGCGGCCGATGAATTTAACAATTAACACAAATAAATACGCCGAAGGTTCTGTACTGATTGAAGTCGGGGATACCAAGGTTATCTGTACCGCAACGGTGGAGGAACGCGTTCCTCCGTTCATGAAAGGTCAAGGCAAGGGATGGGTTACTGCGGAATATTCCATGCTACCCCGTGCTACACATACCCGGAACCAGCGTGAAGCGAACCGCGGGAAGCTGACTGGACGTACGATGGAAATCCAGCGTCTGATCGGCCGTGCACTTCGCTCTGTGGTGAACCTGCAGGCGCTTGGCGAGCGGACCATTACCCTGGACTGTGACGTTATTCAAGCCGATGGAGGGACGCGTACAACGTCCATTACCGGCTCGTTTGTGGCGCTGGCATTGGCTGTGAACAAAATTGCCCAGCAGCATCGCCTGCAAACCTTCCCCATCACGGATTTCATTGCAGCTGTGAGTGTAGGTGTAGTCGGAGAACAGCCTGTTCTGGATCTGAACTATGATGAAGATTCCAAGGCAAAAGTAGACATGAACCTCGTCATGACCGGTGGCGGAAAATATGTAGAGCTGCAAGGAACAGGTGAAGAAGCCCCATTCGATCGCCGGGAGCTTAATGTCATGCTGGAACTGGGTGAGCAGGGAATCCTGGAGATGATTGAGCGGCAAAAAGAAGTGCTTGGACCGATTGCGCTCAAGATCGGTGCTAGTGGATTAGGAGAAGCCTAA
- a CDS encoding phosphatidylglycerophosphatase A, which yields MEHPEQEKIPYSLNSRKVADATREWLHKRGVTIPEIAELVMLLQKKYYPDLTMEECIDNVEKVLRKREVQNAVLTGIQLDLLAEQGQLISPLQEMIENDEGLYGVDEILAFSIVNVYGSIGFTNYGYVDKLKPGVLERLNDKSLGPVHTFLDDIVGAIASAASSRIAHRKQSELEEALGQKPVSDDVV from the coding sequence ATGGAACATCCAGAACAAGAAAAAATCCCTTACAGCCTGAACAGCCGCAAAGTCGCGGACGCTACAAGGGAATGGCTGCACAAGCGGGGCGTCACGATCCCAGAGATCGCAGAACTGGTCATGTTATTGCAGAAAAAGTACTATCCGGATCTCACGATGGAAGAATGTATCGATAACGTGGAGAAGGTTCTTCGCAAGCGGGAAGTGCAGAACGCTGTTCTGACAGGCATTCAGCTGGATCTGCTCGCAGAGCAGGGTCAACTCATTTCGCCTCTGCAGGAGATGATCGAAAATGATGAAGGGCTGTACGGCGTGGATGAGATTCTTGCCTTTTCCATCGTCAATGTATATGGCAGCATTGGATTCACGAATTACGGTTATGTAGACAAGCTTAAGCCTGGTGTACTTGAACGGCTGAACGATAAAAGCCTGGGACCTGTACATACGTTTCTGGATGATATTGTCGGGGCCATAGCCTCGGCAGCAAGCAGCCGAATCGCGCACCGCAAACAGTCGGAGCTGGAAGAAGCGTTAGGCCAGAAACCGGTCAGTGATGATGTCGTTTAA
- a CDS encoding FAD:protein FMN transferase, with product MSRAYETARPFKFKFRAMNTDVEVQLVTAGREEAEHAAALVKNWFETQEQRFSRFISNSELNRLNRSVGWMPVSAAMDEVLSLAYGYIGQTEGIFQPGISKALRQQGYDVSFDQIGQQERGMTPSLQHTLTTVAALILEEEHDYSCPGWIHRQGSRMVRLDPGIELDLGGIVKGWATERIADWLQRTLHIPAGMINAGGDIQMWGTPASSAWTVYIKDPMLDKRNLTGSIQLDAGAVATSGIARRQWQQADGSLSHHLIDPRAMKPADTDVVQCTALGQHVSQCEIIAKTVCILGSAEAMGWLNRHYDRHDVLWVTREGKFWFRGDMDALEEQWPGFEPDHCFSLI from the coding sequence ATGAGTCGCGCTTACGAGACGGCGCGTCCGTTTAAGTTCAAATTTCGTGCCATGAATACGGATGTGGAGGTTCAGCTGGTAACTGCCGGACGTGAAGAAGCTGAGCATGCAGCAGCGCTCGTAAAAAACTGGTTTGAAACTCAAGAGCAGCGCTTCAGTCGGTTTATATCCAATAGTGAATTGAATCGTCTGAACCGTTCAGTGGGATGGATGCCCGTTTCTGCTGCCATGGATGAGGTATTGAGTTTGGCATACGGATATATAGGTCAGACAGAAGGGATCTTTCAACCGGGTATTTCAAAAGCTCTTCGGCAGCAGGGATATGATGTCAGCTTCGATCAGATCGGGCAGCAGGAGCGAGGCATGACGCCCTCCCTGCAGCATACCTTAACCACGGTTGCCGCACTAATTCTGGAAGAGGAGCACGATTATTCCTGTCCAGGATGGATACACAGACAGGGCAGCCGGATGGTACGTCTGGATCCCGGGATTGAACTGGATCTGGGCGGCATTGTGAAAGGCTGGGCAACGGAACGCATTGCCGATTGGCTGCAGCGCACACTTCACATTCCTGCAGGCATGATTAATGCGGGAGGAGATATTCAGATGTGGGGTACACCTGCGTCTTCTGCATGGACTGTTTATATCAAGGATCCTATGCTGGATAAACGCAATCTGACAGGAAGCATTCAGTTAGACGCTGGGGCGGTTGCGACTTCAGGAATTGCACGAAGACAGTGGCAGCAGGCAGATGGAAGTCTGTCCCATCATTTGATTGACCCGCGGGCAATGAAGCCGGCTGATACAGATGTGGTGCAATGCACCGCTCTAGGCCAGCATGTCTCGCAATGCGAGATTATCGCGAAGACCGTCTGTATCCTCGGAAGTGCTGAAGCGATGGGTTGGCTGAACAGGCATTATGACCGGCATGATGTTTTATGGGTGACCCGGGAAGGTAAATTCTGGTTCAGAGGGGATATGGATGCACTCGAAGAGCAGTGGCCAGGCTTTGAACCGGATCACTGCTTCAGCCTTATCTAA
- a CDS encoding XTP/dITP diphosphatase, which produces MHLDSPIIIVATRNQGKVREFAHAFAPLGKEVKSMFDYPELPDVVEDGVTFAENAWKKAKAVGDALGLPVLADDSGLCVDLLDGEPGVYSARYAGEGATDALNNAKLLAALESIKSGEDTQQPLLSPARFVCALVLYDPATGDKFEAEGTAEGWITSEAAGGGGFGYDPLFYVPEYEMTMAELTLEQKQAISHRGHALRALVSRLEG; this is translated from the coding sequence ATGCATCTGGACAGCCCAATCATCATTGTTGCAACCCGGAATCAGGGTAAAGTAAGAGAGTTTGCCCATGCATTTGCACCCCTTGGCAAAGAGGTCAAAAGCATGTTCGATTACCCCGAGCTTCCGGATGTCGTGGAGGACGGGGTAACCTTTGCCGAGAATGCCTGGAAGAAAGCAAAAGCGGTAGGAGATGCACTTGGTCTTCCTGTGTTGGCCGATGATTCAGGACTTTGTGTGGATCTGCTGGATGGGGAGCCGGGTGTGTATTCGGCAAGATATGCTGGCGAAGGAGCAACAGATGCCCTGAATAATGCCAAGCTGCTTGCAGCGCTGGAATCCATCAAATCCGGTGAGGATACACAACAGCCGCTGCTCAGTCCGGCACGCTTTGTATGTGCCCTGGTTCTGTATGACCCGGCAACAGGGGACAAGTTTGAAGCGGAGGGAACAGCAGAAGGCTGGATTACGAGCGAGGCTGCCGGTGGTGGCGGTTTCGGGTACGATCCTCTATTCTATGTACCTGAATACGAGATGACGATGGCTGAGCTTACGCTGGAACAAAAGCAGGCTATCAGTCATCGTGGTCATGCATTACGAGCGCTTGTATCCCGGCTTGAAGGCTGA
- a CDS encoding STM4015 family protein, which translates to MQEVKLTVSFDDYENGIRMENLIRELAANPEAGTLESLVIGDWGQAYESSPDEFMNVLIELAPSFRSLKKLFIGDMGFEECEVSWIIQTDLTPLLKAFPELKSFTVKGSSGLSLEPLQHAKLEELVIICGGLPQEVLSSITNAQLPELRKLELYLGVDDYGFDGSLEDVLPLLEQGRFPKLVYLGLKDSEIQDDIAKAVAQAPIVDQLEVLDLSQGTLSDEGAEALLASDKIKKLKHLDLSYHYMTDEMLIRWKRSGLSVDVSDQQQSDEDDWRYPSLTE; encoded by the coding sequence ATGCAGGAAGTGAAGCTAACGGTATCTTTCGATGACTATGAGAACGGTATCCGTATGGAGAATTTGATCAGGGAATTGGCTGCCAACCCCGAAGCGGGTACACTGGAAAGTCTGGTTATCGGAGATTGGGGACAAGCTTACGAGAGTTCTCCGGACGAATTCATGAATGTTCTTATTGAATTGGCGCCAAGTTTTCGGTCATTAAAAAAGCTGTTCATTGGAGATATGGGCTTTGAAGAGTGTGAAGTTTCCTGGATTATTCAGACTGATCTGACCCCGCTTCTAAAGGCTTTTCCAGAACTGAAGTCCTTTACGGTAAAAGGCAGTAGCGGATTAAGCCTTGAACCCTTGCAACATGCCAAGCTTGAAGAGCTGGTCATTATCTGTGGTGGACTGCCTCAGGAGGTACTCTCTTCCATTACCAATGCTCAATTGCCTGAGCTGCGCAAGCTCGAATTGTACCTGGGTGTAGATGATTATGGCTTCGACGGTTCACTTGAAGATGTGCTTCCGCTGCTGGAACAGGGACGATTCCCCAAGCTGGTGTACCTTGGCCTGAAAGACAGTGAAATTCAGGATGACATCGCCAAAGCCGTGGCACAGGCACCCATTGTTGATCAACTCGAAGTACTGGACCTTTCCCAAGGCACATTGTCGGATGAAGGGGCTGAGGCTCTGCTTGCCAGCGACAAGATTAAGAAGTTGAAGCATCTCGATCTCAGCTACCACTACATGACAGACGAAATGCTCATTCGCTGGAAACGTTCAGGCTTATCCGTTGATGTCAGCGATCAGCAGCAGAGTGATGAAGATGACTGGCGTTATCCGTCATTAACGGAATAA
- a CDS encoding MBL fold metallo-hydrolase translates to MKRTEAISMPEGMHRLQITMSFPLRWVNSYVLYDADGRITVVDPGPRNQGTEQEWQEALTNLGLSFQDISQIVLTHHHPDHLGLSGWMQQKSGSPVRMSARSRQEADYMWGPGATIDRVLPEYYRQHGMPDEKTVQIAEHMKGFVSQITPLPDVTFIEDGDWLDMGGKRWVAIETGGHAPGHLSFYAPESREMLCGDAVLPQISPNISLQPGSDNQPLFSYLQGLHRLGSLDVEKAYPGHRKPFSHFTDRTSHLLAHHEERLQKMDEHIAQHPSNGYDVCVSLFGDRLGTHQLRFAMSETLAHLQELIRRGHIVQEQRADESFFFKKA, encoded by the coding sequence ATGAAACGAACGGAAGCAATCAGCATGCCAGAGGGCATGCATCGGCTCCAGATCACGATGTCTTTCCCGCTGCGATGGGTGAACAGTTACGTGCTCTATGATGCTGATGGAAGGATAACCGTTGTTGATCCAGGCCCGCGCAACCAGGGAACAGAACAGGAATGGCAGGAAGCTCTAACCAATCTGGGATTGTCTTTTCAGGACATTAGTCAAATCGTGTTGACCCACCATCATCCTGATCATCTTGGCTTGTCAGGCTGGATGCAGCAGAAGTCGGGCTCTCCTGTACGCATGTCTGCCAGGTCTCGTCAAGAGGCAGATTACATGTGGGGCCCGGGTGCAACCATTGATAGGGTACTGCCTGAATACTATCGCCAACATGGAATGCCGGATGAGAAGACCGTACAAATTGCTGAACATATGAAGGGATTCGTCTCTCAGATTACCCCCTTGCCGGATGTGACGTTCATTGAAGATGGGGATTGGCTGGATATGGGCGGCAAAAGGTGGGTAGCCATCGAGACAGGTGGACATGCCCCAGGGCATCTATCCTTTTATGCACCAGAATCCAGAGAAATGTTGTGCGGCGATGCCGTACTGCCACAGATTTCGCCCAATATCAGCTTGCAGCCAGGAAGTGATAACCAGCCATTGTTTTCTTATCTTCAGGGGCTGCACCGTCTAGGAAGTTTAGATGTCGAGAAGGCATATCCGGGGCATCGAAAACCATTCAGCCACTTTACAGACCGAACCTCTCATCTGCTGGCTCATCATGAGGAGCGGCTTCAGAAGATGGATGAACATATTGCTCAGCACCCGTCGAACGGGTATGACGTTTGTGTTTCCTTGTTTGGTGATCGGTTGGGCACACATCAACTGCGCTTTGCCATGAGCGAAACGCTCGCTCATCTTCAGGAGTTGATCCGGCGCGGGCATATTGTGCAGGAACAGAGAGCGGATGAATCATTTTTTTTCAAAAAAGCATAA